CAGCGCCAGGAGGTCGCGACCGATGGCGGCCAGGCGCGCCGGGTCGCGCTCGCCGGCGGCGAGTGCCGCCCCGGCCGCCGCGAGGGCGCGGTTGAGCGCGATCGCCTGCGCGCGCTCTGCGGGCGAGAGGTAGCGATTGCGGCTGCTCAGCGCAAGCCCGTCCGCCTCGCGGCGCGTGGGCGCCAGGCGGAGGCGCAGCGGGAAGTGCAGGCTGTCCACGAGGCGCTTCACGATGAGGGCCTGCTGGGCGTCCTTCTGGCCGAAGATCGCCTCGTCCGGCTCGACGAGATTGAACAGGCGCGCGAGCACGTTCGTGACGCCGTCGAAATGCCCCGGCCGGCTGGCGCCGCAAAGAACGTCCAGACCCCAGCCGACGCTGACCCGCGTGCTGTCGCCGGGCGGGTAGATCGTCTCCGCGGCCGGCACGAAGCAGGCGACGGGGCCCAGCGGCGCCAGCGCCGCCAGATCCGTCTCGAGGTCGCGCGGGTAGGCCGCGAAGTCCTCGCCGGGCGCGAACTGCGCCGGGTTGACGAAGATCGACACGAGCAGGCGGTCTGCCTGCGCGAGGGCCAGGCGCGCGAGGTCGAGGTGCCCCTCGTGCAGGGCGCCCATCGTCGGCACGAAGCCGAGCCTGAGCCCTTCGGCGCGCAGGACGCGCCGCCAGGCGCGCAGCTCGGCGACGCTGCGCAGGAGCAGGGGCCTGGTCACCGGGCGCCTCCGCCGCGCTCGCCCTTCGCCGGCGGCGGCTCGGCCGCGAAGCGCTGCGCGGCGCTCGGGAAGGTGCCCGCGCGCACTTCCTCGGCGTAGGCGCTGACCGCGGCGCGGATGGCGCCCTCGATCTCCGCGTAGCGTTTGACGAAGCTGAGCTGCGTCTCGCCGTAGCCGAGCAGGTCGTGGAGAACGAGGATCTGCCCGTCGCAGTGCTCGCCCGCCCCGATGCCGATCGTCGGCACGGGGACGGCCGCGCTGATCTCGCGGGCCAGGGTCCAGGGGATACCCTCGAGCACCAGCGCGAAGACGCCGGCCGCGGCGAGGGCGCGCGCCTCCTCCAGGAGCCGCGCCGCCGCTGCCGGCTCGCGGCCCTGGACGCGGTAGCCGCCGAAGGCCAGCACGCTCTGCGGCGTCAGGCCGAGG
The sequence above is a segment of the bacterium genome. Coding sequences within it:
- a CDS encoding pantoate--beta-alanine ligase, encoding MLLRSVAELRAWRRVLRAEGLRLGFVPTMGALHEGHLDLARLALAQADRLLVSIFVNPAQFAPGEDFAAYPRDLETDLAALAPLGPVACFVPAAETIYPPGDSTRVSVGWGLDVLCGASRPGHFDGVTNVLARLFNLVEPDEAIFGQKDAQQALIVKRLVDSLHFPLRLRLAPTRREADGLALSSRNRYLSPAERAQAIALNRALAAAGAALAAGERDPARLAAIGRDLLALAPGVAPEYFAVVDPETLAPPARVPEPGRLLIAGAVRLGRTRLIDNLVFAVTKEAVHETLLF
- the panB gene encoding 3-methyl-2-oxobutanoate hydroxymethyltransferase codes for the protein MTTKKIGPRQLAAMKAKGERIVALTAYDHPSARILDQAGVDIVLVGDSAANVVLGYDSTLPVTMTEMLVLTAAVARGARRALVVADMPFMSYQVSPAQALENAGRFVKEAGAEGVKLEGGLRTLPAIEAILAAGIPVMGHLGLTPQSVLAFGGYRVQGREPAAAARLLEEARALAAAGVFALVLEGIPWTLAREISAAVPVPTIGIGAGEHCDGQILVLHDLLGYGETQLSFVKRYAEIEGAIRAAVSAYAEEVRAGTFPSAAQRFAAEPPPAKGERGGGAR